One window from the genome of Streptomyces sp. NBC_00597 encodes:
- a CDS encoding MFS transporter, with translation MTELKPKAGTKEWIGLGVIVLVTLLVSVDVSVLGFAIAPLSEDISPTASQLLWIMDIYSFVLAGTLVTVGWLGDRIGRRKLLLIGAALFGVASALAAFSTSPEMLIASRALLGLAASTLTPTSLALIRNMFHDSKERKTAIAAWGGTLTSGAAIGPIVGGLLLDNFWWGSVFLINTPVMVLVLLSAPFLLPEYRDPNRGKLDLLSTVLSLAGVMALIYGFKELVIEGYSQSAAVWAAVGALLVVAFVIRQKTTANPMINISLFRSGGFSGAVIVNLMVAFALMGSSVLTNQYLQLVLGYSPLKASLWSLAPMPAIGVAVALSASLGRKVRPAVLIGSALVIMAAGFGVLTMVEVDSNIAVVLVGVGLLAGGMVASKTLAAEIVVTSAPPEQAGSSVATSETFTEFGIAFGFASLGSIGSAVYRDDMAKVSPEGVTGSALDSLRSTIGGAADVAAHQSQQIGAQVIDASREAFTHGLQVASLVGAGLMLLTALIAALLLRKTPIEAALPGSVEAAQSQEPQHIPTTAGAASTPAAAPHSSVAYH, from the coding sequence ATGACGGAACTGAAGCCCAAGGCAGGAACGAAGGAGTGGATCGGCCTAGGAGTGATCGTCCTGGTCACCCTGCTGGTCTCTGTCGATGTATCCGTGCTGGGATTCGCGATCGCGCCGCTGAGCGAGGACATCTCGCCCACCGCCTCGCAGCTGCTGTGGATCATGGACATCTACAGCTTCGTCCTGGCCGGCACCCTGGTCACCGTCGGCTGGCTGGGCGACCGCATCGGCCGCCGCAAGCTGCTGCTGATCGGTGCCGCCCTGTTCGGCGTGGCCTCCGCCCTCGCCGCCTTCTCCACCAGCCCTGAGATGCTCATCGCCTCGCGGGCCCTGCTCGGCCTCGCCGCGTCGACCCTGACGCCGACGTCGCTGGCGCTGATCCGCAACATGTTCCACGACTCCAAGGAGCGCAAGACCGCCATCGCGGCCTGGGGTGGCACGCTCACCTCGGGTGCCGCCATCGGCCCCATCGTCGGCGGCCTCCTGCTGGACAACTTCTGGTGGGGCTCGGTCTTCCTGATCAACACCCCGGTGATGGTCCTGGTCCTGCTCTCGGCCCCGTTCCTGCTGCCCGAGTACCGCGACCCGAACCGCGGCAAGCTCGACCTGCTGAGCACCGTGCTCTCCCTGGCCGGCGTCATGGCGCTGATCTACGGGTTCAAGGAGCTCGTCATCGAGGGCTACAGCCAGAGCGCGGCCGTCTGGGCCGCGGTCGGCGCCCTCCTGGTCGTCGCCTTCGTGATCCGCCAGAAGACCACGGCCAACCCGATGATCAACATCTCGCTGTTCCGCAGCGGCGGCTTCAGCGGCGCGGTCATCGTCAACCTCATGGTGGCGTTCGCCCTCATGGGCAGCAGCGTCCTGACCAACCAGTACCTCCAGCTGGTGCTCGGCTACTCCCCGCTCAAGGCCTCGCTGTGGTCGCTGGCCCCGATGCCCGCCATCGGTGTCGCGGTCGCCCTGTCGGCCTCGCTCGGCCGCAAGGTCCGCCCGGCCGTGCTCATCGGCTCCGCCCTGGTCATCATGGCCGCCGGCTTCGGCGTCCTGACCATGGTCGAGGTCGATTCCAACATCGCGGTCGTCCTCGTCGGCGTCGGCCTGCTGGCCGGCGGCATGGTGGCGTCGAAGACGCTGGCCGCCGAGATCGTGGTCACCTCGGCCCCGCCGGAGCAGGCCGGTTCCTCGGTGGCGACCTCCGAGACCTTCACCGAGTTCGGCATCGCCTTCGGCTTCGCCTCGCTCGGCTCCATCGGCTCCGCCGTCTACCGCGACGACATGGCCAAGGTCAGCCCCGAGGGCGTCACCGGCTCGGCGCTCGACTCGCTGCGCAGCACCATCGGCGGTGCGGCCGACGTGGCCGCCCACCAGTCGCAGCAGATCGGCGCCCAGGTGATCGACGCGAGCCGGGAGGCCTTCACGCATGGCCTCCAGGTGGCCTCGCTCGTCGGTGCGGGCCTGATGCTCCTCACCGCCCTGATCGCCGCCCTCCTGCTCCGCAAGACCCCGATCGAGGCGGCACTGCCCGGCTCGGTCGAGGCCGCCCAGTCGCAGGAGCCCCAGCACATCCCGACCACCGCGGGTGCGGCTTCCACCCCCGCCGCCGCACCGCACTCTTCGGTCGCCTATCACTGA
- a CDS encoding TetR/AcrR family transcriptional regulator — protein sequence MTSNEGSGLPGSIDVLWELRSREQRGARAGLSAARIVTAAIEYADQFGLGSLSMARVAERLDFATMSLYRHVSSKDELHSLMVDMAYGKPPLLEGSDKDWRGGLELWARAFLEIFRRHPWMLQVPVSGPPLEPGQMSWLECGLRTLGRTGLSPNEKLSVMLLMVGYVRNNAQVSMPLTSQDQSEEELMANYGRAMDKFVDAETFPAVRELIEAGTFQETDDDFTFGLERVLDGIEVLIRKNSGEDLLG from the coding sequence ATGACCAGCAACGAGGGCAGCGGCCTGCCGGGCAGCATCGACGTGCTGTGGGAGCTGCGCAGCCGGGAACAGCGCGGAGCGCGCGCCGGCCTGAGCGCGGCACGCATCGTCACGGCGGCCATCGAGTACGCGGACCAGTTCGGGCTGGGTTCCCTGTCGATGGCCCGGGTGGCCGAGCGGCTCGACTTCGCGACGATGTCCCTGTACCGGCACGTGTCGAGCAAGGACGAACTCCACTCGCTCATGGTCGACATGGCGTACGGCAAGCCGCCGCTGCTCGAAGGCAGCGACAAGGACTGGCGCGGCGGCCTGGAGCTGTGGGCCCGCGCGTTCCTGGAGATCTTCCGGCGCCACCCGTGGATGCTCCAGGTCCCGGTCAGCGGGCCGCCGCTGGAGCCGGGCCAGATGAGCTGGCTCGAATGCGGGCTGCGCACGCTCGGCCGCACCGGGCTCTCGCCGAACGAGAAGCTCTCGGTGATGCTGCTGATGGTCGGCTACGTGCGCAACAACGCGCAGGTGTCCATGCCGCTGACCAGCCAGGACCAGAGCGAGGAGGAGCTCATGGCCAACTACGGCCGCGCGATGGACAAGTTCGTCGACGCGGAGACCTTCCCCGCGGTCCGCGAACTGATCGAGGCCGGCACCTTCCAGGAGACGGACGACGACTTCACCTTCGGCCTGGAGCGCGTCCTCGACGGCATCGAGGTCCTGATCCGCAAGAACTCCGGCGAGGACCTGCTGGGCTGA